A genomic segment from Leptolyngbya boryana PCC 6306 encodes:
- a CDS encoding DUF760 domain-containing protein, producing MNDTSNQLPEFLQGAGDASGKLLQYVQSLEPETIAQLSKPSSPEVLQVMERNIIGLLGGLPPESFDVMITTNRESLGRLLASAMMSGYFLKSAEQRLALEKSWSDVQ from the coding sequence GTGAACGATACTTCTAATCAACTTCCTGAGTTTCTTCAAGGTGCGGGCGATGCTAGCGGTAAGCTGCTTCAATATGTACAGTCGCTTGAGCCTGAAACGATCGCTCAACTTTCTAAGCCGTCCTCACCTGAAGTGCTGCAAGTGATGGAGCGCAACATTATCGGGCTGTTGGGCGGTCTGCCTCCTGAAAGTTTTGATGTGATGATTACGACGAACCGCGAGTCTTTAGGCAGATTGCTCGCGTCGGCAATGATGAGCGGATACTTCCTGAAAAGCGCTGAACAGCGGTTGGCATTGGAAAAATCATGGTCAGATGTCCAATAA